The sequence below is a genomic window from Salvelinus fontinalis isolate EN_2023a chromosome 19, ASM2944872v1, whole genome shotgun sequence.
agcgtcgtccgggttaggggaggctttggccggggtaggccatcattgtaaaataagaatttgttcttaactggcttgcctagtaaaataaaaacttgATTGATAGCATGAAATGGCtagttgggagattgggaacctatgtGGGCTAGCTAAAGGCAACTTCATAAAATTGTTAGGTGGCTAGTATTATTATAGAGAAACAACGCCTCTATGTCTCCAGCTTGCAGACTGTATAAAGGCGTCAGCTTGCTTCAGTTTGGCTGGTGCCTAGCTGAGCTCAGCTAGCTGAACCGAACGAGTGTGCtagcatactcccttaaaagacttTCGCTTGAAAAACAAAGAAAAAGCGGCattagtactgtttgtccattttgagacaccATAGCCAGTATGCACTTCTTAAAAATACAATTCATCTAAGataattaatgacagatttcttagAGGTTTGACGTTTTTGCCATGAAGAGCTTAGTCGCGCAATTTTGCATCTGTCtaggatgtttggtgcagtatttctcaagtgaaaaaattTATGAGGCCGAATGACAATAGGCACTTCATTGAAGAAACCCTACTATTGGCCAAATCGCCAACAAGGGGGCGTAGTCTTCGGCTACCGACAGGCTTGCCTCAAGAAAATATTGTGTGTGCCCGAACAGCCATAAAAACTCTTGCCAAAGttcaaaacgaacaaaaacgtcacaaaatgtcatcaCAATATACTGTATGCACTAACTGTTCCAAACTGTTTCGGCCGAGAAGCGTGCGGACGGCATAAGGCATcagtcctcctctctatctcctctccctgTGCAGAGAGTGCCCCTGCTGTGATGTGACCCAGCAGGCTGTACACTGCTGCCACATCCAGTCACTGCCCTGctccccgcacacacacacacacacacacacacacacacacacacacacacacacacacacacacacacacacacacacacacacacacacacacacacacacacacacacacacacacacacacagacacacacacacacacacacagacacacacacacacacagacacacagcagccCAGCCGCCTGGTGTGATATAAAACCCTGAGCACCGTGCCGCATGGCGACGGCAAGCGTAACGCTGCCGCATAAAGCCTGTTGGGTTGAGCAGCATCTTTCTGCCTCTAAGCAGGATTTCAGAATCTGAATTCGCACCTCATAGTCAACATGACAGCTTAGGAGTTAGGAGCAGAGGCACCCCCGGCCCAGAGTTAAAGAAATCCATCACACATCACTGTGCAGAGCATCCTCCGCATGCAGAACAGTACTGCAGCGCTGTATACTGTAGCCCCTTAATCCACATGGAATGGATTAGGGAGACGCAATAGAATTATCGAACTTTAGGTGTGTGTGCTGATCACATAGAGAGGATGTGAGGATATGCTTGTTGGGGATCTGTTTCGTATCTTCTAATGGTTTGGGTTTGGAGGGTTGATTACTGATCCAGGGCTGATCCTAGAACAGTGATAAAGGACATGTTCTCCTTGGAGCTACTGTCTGTCTCCGCCTCTGCATACACTATACTATCTAGAACGTGAAAGGTGTTTTTGGCTGTGGCCATAGGAGAATCCTTTGAagaacccattttggttccaggtagaaccttttttggttccttgtagaaccctttccacggagggttctacatggaaccaaaaaaggttctacctgaaaTCAAAACGTGTTTTAACTGGAAATAAAACGGTgttcttatggggacagccgaagaacccttttggaacataGTGCCCACACCCCACAATCCCTCACATGCTGACTGACGGATCAACTCAGGTTATGGTTACAGAACTTGGATGCGGTGAGAGTAGGATTTCTGATATATTTCTGTGGCTCTTCTCTCAATTGACAATGGGAAGGCCAAGTCCACTTAATGTAGAATGTACTGTATAGCTACAGTACACAACTTTGCTTGCAAAAGACTGTTATGGTGTATCACGCATGCATTTTCTTACTGATAAAGGTACGTCTGAATGGAAATAGCCTGATGGGAGTGTCGGCATGGtgcgtgtgtgacagagagagacaaactatGGCCATTGTGTGCATTTTGATAACATCGATCCACAGCAGATTTTACAGACAGAGGTGAGGGTTCTTTTATAGCCTGACGAAGACCTTTGGGTTTACGCTGTCACAATTGCACTCAATAAAACTACAGGAATATTCAACAGTGTACTGGACCAGTATCTATCTTTCTTTCAGAATGATTTTATATCTTTAATATATAGAAAAGCCTCTGCATGCTTAAACTCTATGATCCAAAACATCCCATACAGTCCAAACCCAAACAAACCACATGACCGGGGGAGAAATGTCACTCACTCATACGCTACAACATCTGTGACCAGTGCATCTATCTCTGTCTACAATAGATTCTATACATTATACAGTACAGTTTACAGAGCTGAAAGTGTCCCACCGATTTGTAGCTGTGTAACCCAAGTCTGTGTTGCCAACCCGTAGTCTTGATGTCTACTTCTTTTATACAAAGTAGAGACCATCGAGGCTCTTACAGACACattcgaggaggaggaggaagaggtgttgatgttggaggaggaggagatggaagggGCAGCAGCAGAAATCGCGGCAGCTCTTGAGGAGCTGTGGAGTGGGGATGAGCCTGAGCTGGACAGCCCCCCAGCCGAGCCCTTAAAGCAGGCAGAGGCCATAGGCGAGGCCCATACTGTGCCACTCGTGGAGGCAGAGGCAGCTAGTGCCGCCCCAGAAGGCTCTAACgggagggtggaggagaaggaggaggaggtggcagaggctgagggggaggaggagagtccTGAGgaaggtgtgtctgtctgtcctctctctcctctcccaggctGCATGTTATTGTATTGTATGTAGACAATAATATAATTTAGGCTTTAAGGGAATATTACCCCCGCTACGCTCTGCTAAAGGCTGCAAGGCAACACAGGTGAAAGCTAGGAGCCATGTTTTAAAACTTTCTTCCTGATTCCtccttttttctttctctttgcttttgTTTTCAGTTTTTAGCTGCAATTTTTGAGGCCGGGCTTTTCGTGTCTGTGTATTAATGAAATGTCGCCGATCCTCCCAACCAAGCTTTCCCTTCTCTGATGCTACTTACCGATGTATTGATGTCTCATTGGTGTTAACCCATTGCTCAGTGGCTTTCTGCCAGTGATGTTTGCCATTAAAATGCCTAATTTATATAGCATGTAAATCACTCGTTCTCTATTGGATTCAGCTGTGTTTCGTAATAATATCAATATCAAGTGTTTTTATTGCCATTTCACTGGTTTTCATCTTTTAGATATTGTGTCAATAGTGTTATTCTGTCATTTTTCCTATTGTTGAAATATATTTATGTCTTAGTTGATCTTAAAAACCTTATACTAATGACTTGAAATAAAATTAGAACTTATACAACTTATTCTAGCAAAATTTGATGATAGATGATTGTACATTGTCCTCAAAGGTAATAGTTGAATATGTAATCAAAAATCAGGGTGTAAAGCAGACATTTAGCTAAATAAAAATCATTAGGATTTCTCCATAAAGCCTGGAAATAATGACAGAAAGGCTATTATTTGACCCTTTATTAGATATGTAAAGTCGTCAATTCCATTTCTCATTGCTTGGTTCTTCTCATCCATCAACGCCATGGCTGCCTGCACATTCCGGTTCCGTCATTCCGGTTCCATAACGTTCCGTCACGTTCCATGCCATTGTTCCGTTCATCAGTGAGTGGGTTCCGCCTCATGGGTTCCGCCTCATGCTCCTGTCCTGCCTCAGTGATGCGCGATGATCTTTGTATTGTGCTACAGTAAGTGAAAACAGGCTTTGAGTCTGGAGCAGAGCTTTGCCTGTGTCTGTGATAGTATGGCTGGCCCTGGTTAAAATGGCTGACCTAAAACAAAGTATCCTACCTTTAATAGCTGAATGTTGAAGCAAAACCAAACAAACTACTAAAGATTTAACTTACAGCCTTGAAGATGGACACGGACAAACCAGACAGCGAGAGGAGTGGATCCCTCAGCCCAGACTTCACTGAACAAGAGAGTCCAGCTTTCCTCAGCGGGGTCCACGTAGCAGCACCCCTGATCCCCAAAACGGACATGGcttccccttccccttctctgTCCCCTTTACCTTCAAACAGCCAGAGCCAAGCCAAAGAGCTTAGCAAAATGTCTATACTGGATGAACCTAAAACAGTCTCAGAGAAGCAGCCGTCAGTGGATGTTCTTGAGTCCAGTAACCTCACAACGGATTCAGGGTCTGGGTTCACTACAGCTGGAGACCGAGGTCAAGGACAAGGTGTCCCATCTGACTCTAACAAAGACAAATCGGGCATGTCAGCTTATTTCGAGACTTCGGCCCTGAAGCCAGACGAGGGATCCAAGGGGGTTCAAGCAGAAGGTTATTATGAACTGAGCACTgcaggagaagagaagaaggtCTTAGGGAGCAGTTCCCCAACAGTTACGTCACCCCTTGAGATCAACTATAGCATGCTAGCACAAACACAGTCAGTGGAGGAGAAATCAGACACCAAGAAGAGTTCGATGGGAGATCAAAAGGAGACCTTACCGGCACTGGACAGGAGTAACGAATGTAGGCTGTCTCCTGGGAAACTGGCCCTGGATCAAAGAAGCTACTCTCTCAACATTACAATTGGATCGATGGATCCCAGTGGTCATGGACGACCTAGAAACTTTTCCCCACTGGCCACGGATATCATGTGTTTTACCAGCGGCAGTCTGGAGGAGTCTGCCAACTATCTCCCAGTCACCACTCCGTCTGTGGAGAAGGAGCCACCACCCTTCCCTCCCCTGATCCTGGAGACAGCAGCCTCAGTCACGTCAGACTCCTCGTCTCCTCCCCACAACACAGCAACAGAGACCCCCGGTGAAAAGACTAGCCCCCAGGGGTCAGAGTCCCCAGAATCTCCCTTCCCACCCAAATACTACTACAAAAATGGGACAGTCATGGCTCCTGATCTACCTGAAATGCTGGACCTTGCGGGCAGCAGGTCTAGACTGGCTTCTGAGAACACTGACCCTGAGATCATGAGGAGGAAGTCTGTACCTGCGGACGCCCAAGGCCTTGGCAGCGACTCCCTGGCTAACCTGGTTCTGGGGGACCAGAGTCAGAACCAGAGTCTCGCCAAGAGTGAGAGCCAGCTGGAGGAGTTGGGTTACTGTGTGTTCAGTGAGTACTCAGGGCCCATGCCTTCCCCTGCTGACCTCCATAGTCCCATTGACTCCCCGCCTCAGCGCTTTACCCCTATGGCTCTGGAGGAAAAGATGGCGGAGGAGAAACTGAAAATCGACGCCAGAGACAAACTAGCCGAAGACGAGAAAACCAGTCAGTTAGCTGAGAGCGCCGGTTCCAAAGAAAAAGAAGAAACCAAACAAATGGGACAGAACGACTCAGCTTCAGAGGAAAAAGACAACAAAAAGATCAGCCATGAAAATGTTTCCATGGAAAACCAAAAAGACAAACCAGCTTCAGCTCTGAAGTCAGCCGAGTCCTTTGTAACTCCTACAGTGACGGTTaccctggaagaggaggagaagctAGGAGACAACGGACCCGAGACAGATCCTGAGATGGCTGCCTATGAGAGGCAGATTCGCCGgctggagatggaggacaggccccTGAGCATGGAGGAGGAGCGGGAGCTGCAGGAGCTCAGGGAGAAGGTGAAGGACAAGTTCCTGGTGCACCAGGAGGCATACGAGGAGGTGGATGCTGAAGACGTCTACCAACTGACTGGAGTTGCCAAGGACAGGATCGGCAGGCCCGTTAGGCCCTCCCCAGCCTCCTCCGTGGAGAGTACCACAGAAGAAGACAATGTTTCAGTTACGGAGACAGAGAAACCTAAACAGACGGGAGGTCAGACAACGCCAACCAAGGTTGACGTCATGGGGACGTCTCCCTCTGTGTCAGGTGGTGGTGTGAGCACCACAGAAGAAGACAAGGTTTCAGTTACGGAAATAGAGAAACCTAAACAGACGGGAGGTCAGACAATGCCAACGAAGGTTGACGTCATGGGGACGTCTCCCTCTGTGTTAGGTGGTGGTGTGAGCACCACAGAAGAAGAAAAGGTTCCagttacagagacagagaaacctaAACAGACAGGAGGTCAGACAATGCCAACCAAGGTTGACATCATGGTGACTTCTCCATCTGTGTCAGGTGATGGTGTGAGCACCACAGAAGAAGAAAAGGTTCCAGTTACGGAAATAGAGAAACCTAAACAGACGGGAGGTCAGACAATGCCAACCAAGGTTGACATCATGGTGACTTCTCCATCTGTGTCAGGTGATGGTGTGAGCACCACAGAAGAAGAAAATGTTCCagttacagagacagagaaacctaAACAGACAGGAGGTCAGACAATGCCAACGAGGGTTGACATCATGGTGACGTCTCCATCTGTGTCAGGTGATGGTGTGAGCACCACAGAAGAAGAAAAGGTTTCAGTTACGGAAATAGAGAAACCTAAACAGACAGGAGGTCAGACAACGCCAACAAAGATTGACGTCATGACGACGTCTCCATCTGTGTCAGGTGGTGGTGTGAGCACCACAGAAGAAGAGAATGAGAACGTTAGCGAAGAGGAGCTGAAGAAGGAGCAGGTTGTAGAGGTCAAAGAGAAGACCATGGAAgaaaagaaaaagggggaggagggggagggggaggagggggaggaggatacaGAGCAGGCAGTGGAACCAGAGGAAATCATGATAAAGATAAAACCATCAATGCCTGTAGAGAAAGAAGAGAATGTTGAGAAGGATAGAATGACAAAcaaggtggaagaggaggaggaagatagtgaaGTTCTGGGAGGGGCAGGAGCAGCGGTGATTGATGTTCCAGAACCCAGAGCTGCCATAGAGTCAGTGGTGACTGTAGAAGATGACTTCATCACTGTAGTCCAGACCATCGACGAGGGTGAGGAGCCAGGACACAGCGTGCGTTTTTCCGCTCCGCCCGAGCCTGAgacaccagaggaggaggaggaggagtcccAAGAGGTGGAGATCATGGAAGCAGCTAGTCTGGAGGAGGTGGGGGATGTCTCAGAGGAGGCCCTTGAGAAGGAGGTGCATGCCTCCCCAGAGAAGGTGCAGTTGGAGAccgagggacagacagagagctacGACAGAGATGAGACCACCATGGACGACTCCATCCTAGACAGCTCTTGGGTCGACACTCAAGGTGAGATTTCTCTCTGTTATAATCCAATAATACATGTTTTAATGACAGATAAATTACATCCTTTAATgaccacaaataataatataataagtgGTTTGAAAATGCAATAGTATAGTCAATATGTGACCGTCTCGATTCGGTCCAATGTAGCAACATTTGtaatggtgttttttacattggataaaagtagagacagagctacaaaatggtatatcatacactacagttgagggacaatgggaaagtaattctgctttgaaagttgataaacttgttgcCTCACTTTTGACAAAATGGCCCgttaatgttttggtacacctactggagagcacttctttgtctacacccatttagcatcgttcacaccctcttaagccttagccccacccatgtCCTTTAAGGATGCACAGTGTAggaaacaaccaaagatttcaagactaaaagtggtgaatGTAGTAGCAAAAAGTAGTcttaaaaatacactttatctagtccttggcctatatcctaattTGATATCCtagtcatgttgttcttcacattaccatctgtagtaaacacacactatataaaaataaaaaaagattttaggactcccgagtggcgcagcagtccaaggcactgcatcgcagtgctagaggtgtctctacagacctgggttagatcccaggctgtatcacaaccgacaatgattggcccagtgtcgtctgggttacgGGAGGGTCATCACACCCAAGTAATGCCTCTTCTTTGAAGTAGGGACATGGGACAAACGCCTGGTTTCTTGAAATATATGGATCTGATACCTGTTCATGTTTATTGCAATATTTTCACAGTGGAGACTTCATATTTCATCATGATAACAAAATTACACATCAACACTGTTTTATCCAGGTTATGAGTGTTATGCCCATATTTTGTGTTGTGTCCATAGTACAACTGCATGAtgatgaccttaccatgtctgtTTTGTACCTAGATCTCTCCACTGTAGATGTGGATGATGACATGAGCATGGCTGCCGAGCAGATCGAACCCCTGAGAGCCGACCGAGTCCCAGCCCCACCAGTCAAGAAGTACAAGACTCTCCAGCAGCAGAAGCAGGAAAAGCAGCCAGTGAAGCCCAAGGCTAAAAGCGGGCGTGTGAAGGGGCGCGAGGGGTGCGTCTCCACCCCTGAACGTAAAGCCATCCGCAAGGAGACGGTCTATATCCCCAGGGAAGACATCAAGAAGAAAAAAGGTTCAGAACTACAGTATCTCTCCAAATCATTTTGTTactctatttattttatttttgtaaattaTTTGTAGTTATACATTATTAATTAACAGATTATTAAATTCTCTTTTATTTGAAGTGGTGTAGATCTCCATTCAGTTTGTTACTCTAGAGGGCCAGATTCCCAGATACTTCagtggagaatctccattgaaatagctttttagtccaggacaagGCTGGatatgtgtctgggaaaccaataATTAAAAACATTTCTATATAGGACTTTGTAGTTATATATTATTAATTGACAGATTTTGTTATTCTCTTTCATTCTAATTGTCAAATATTATCATCTTTAAAAGCCTTTAAGATCTCAGATGAATGTTAACTGGCCTTCAGAGAGCCTCTCTCTGTGGGTGTCTGTCCTACCAAACCTTTGTGCCACACTATGTCCTttccttccttttctctctttgaCTATCTCTCACTCTTCCTTCTGATGCTACTTGTACATTCTTCCTTTTTTTCCCTTGAACTATGTCTTTACCTCTTCCTTCTCCTAGCCGTGATCAAGAAGACTGAGCTGACTAAGAAAGGAGAGACGCGCTCCTCTCCATCACGGAAGAGTGTGTTAAAGCCTACTGCGGTCCGACACCCACGTCCCGCCCAGCCCCAACCCCACCCCTGTGCTAGGAGGAAACCTACAGGTGACCAACCACTCCTGggtttcgtcccaaatggcaccctattctctatagggcatggtcaaaagtagctcactaaataggaaatagggtgccatttggaatgcacacCCGCTGGCTGGGCCAGTGAGGCATCTGCAATGTGGCTGCAAATATGAACATTCTCatctcatcaatcaatcaaatgtatttataaagccctttttacatcagcagtttcaCAAAGTACTCAACATTAACCTCATCCTTACAGTTGTTTGAAGCTTCTATTTTTGTTAAATTTTGCTAACTTATTTTGTTCATCTATACATTTTTATTCTGTCTCATTTGTTAGTTAATTTGTCATTTTCAGTGTTTGCATTTTATTAAAATAAACTCATTTGTTATACATTTTTCATTTGACTTCATTTTTCAAATGTACTTGTTGGGAACAGTCAGTCTCTCAACTTTTTGGATTTCTTTTATTATTTGCTATTTACTTTGAATTGCATCTTTCTTCTCCTCAGCTCCCATGTTCATTCTAGGTTTCTCATTTCTGGGAGATGGTTTGTTTGGTAATTTAATGTTACTGCTTCagagttacagttgaagttggaagtttacatacacttaggttggagtcattaaaactcgtttttcaaccaatcctcaaatttcttgttaacaaattatagttttggcaagtcggttaggacatctactttgtgcatgacacaagtcatttttccaataattgtttacagacatattatttcacttataattcactgtatcacaattccagtgggtcagaagtttacatacactaagttgactgtgcctttaaacagcttcggaaaaatgatgtcattgctttagaagcttctgataaactaatagacatcatttgagtcaattgatagttgtacctgtggatttatttcaaggcctaccttcaaactcagtgtctctgcttgacatcacgggaaaataaaaagaaatcagccaagacttcagaaaacaaatgtagacctccacaagtctggttcatccttgggagcaatttccaaacgcctgaaggtaccacgttcatctgtacaaacaacagtacacaagtataaacaccatgggcccactcagccgtcataccacccaggaaggagacgcgttctgtctcctagagatgaacgtacctttgtgtgaaaagtgcaaatcaatcccagaacaacagcaaaggaccttgtgaagatgctggaggaaacaggtacaaaagtatctatatccacagtaaaacgagtcctatatcgacataacctgaaaggccgctcagcaaggaaaaagccactgctccaaaactgccatgaaaaagccagactacggtttgcaactgcacatggggacaaaaatctttctttttggagaaatgtcctctggtctgatgaatcaaaaatagaactgtttggccataatgaccatcgttatgtttggaggaaaaagggggccgcttgtaagccgaagatcaccatcccaaccatgaagcacgggggtggtagcatcatgttgtgggggtactttgctgcaggagggactggtacacttcacaaaatagatggtatcatgaggcaggaaaattatgtggatatattaaagcaacatctcaagacatcaatcaggaaggtaaagcttggtcgcaaattagtcttccaaatggacaatgaccccaagcatacttccaaagttatggcttaaggacaacaaagtcaaggtattggagtggccgtcataaagccctgacctcaatcctatagaaaatttgtgggcagaactgaaaaagcatgtgcgagcaaggaggcctacaaacctgactcagttacaccagctctgtcaggaggaatgggccataattcacccaacttattgtgggaagcttgtggaaggctaaccgaaacgtttgatccaagttaaacaatttcaaggcaatgctaccaaatactaattgagtgtatgtacacttctgacccactgggaatgtgatgaaagaaataaaatctgaaataaatcattctctctactattattctgacatttcacattcttaaaataaagtggggatcctaactgacctaagacagggaatttttactaggaataaatgtcaggaattgtgaaaaactgagtttaaatgtatttgactaaggtgtatgtaaacttccgacttcaactgtatgtgtactACAGtattttgtctctttctctctgtatttaaCAGATTCTCCATCTCTTACCCTCTCGCCTAACTTTATCTGTCTCCTTTTAACCTTTGTAATGATTGCAACTTCCTTGCTGTGAAAGAACTACAGTGAAAGAAGTGTGTTCTCCCAGCATTTCCCCAGAGCAGGACAGTattagtcccaaatggcaccatattccctatttagtgcactacttttgaccagagccactaGCGAACAGGGTGGCATTTAGGATGTAAGCACAGCCTCTTAAACTTACACCGAAAAGCTGTAGTGGTTGCCAAGCAACTGGTAGTTTGGCAGCTCTCAGATATTGGTGTACTTCATCTGACAGAGATTTTCCACAATAgagaaatacactgagtgtacaaaacattaggaacacttaagTTGCTCcccgtttgccctcagaacagccttccTTTGTCGTGGCATGGACTCTACCAGGTGCCGGAAatgcacagggatgctggcccattttgactccagtgcttcccacagttgtgacaagttgtctggatgtcctttgggtggtggaccattcttgatacacacaggaaactgttgtttTTGAAAAGCCCAGccacgttgcagttcttgacacactcaaaccggtgcacctggcacttactaccataagggtggctactttgaagaatctaaaatatattttgatttgtttaacactttttttgcttactacatatgtgttatttcatagtgttgatgtctccactattattctacaatgtagaaaatagtaaaaataaagaaaaacccttgaatgagtaggtgtgcccaaacttttaactggtactgtaactCTGTCGCTCTCTACTATTCTAGAATCTTTCTAAATTGCTGCATTGCCCTAATTAAATCGTTCAGGGGGTGAGATAGAGGGTGGGATGGGAGGTGCACTTATGTAGTCCAAAATCCTGTATTCTGTATGATTTTCTTCCAAGGCATTTGGAGAAAGACCTTTTCTCTAGCAGCTTGAATAAGGTCTCAGCCAATTCCCTCATTgtatacagtaatacagtgtaattatacagtactgtacccAATTTAGGGCTAAATTACCTCTCACAAAGTTTTCTTTAGTTGTTGACAGAAGAGCGGTAACTGTTTGTCCAATAGTTTGTCCGTTAGATTGTGTTTGTACAGGCTGTAGAGTGGGTGGCGTGCTTCAGCCacagctgttgtgtgtgtgtgggagagttttgttgtgttgctgtcaATCTGTTGTAATGTTTAAAGGAGTAGTTTTCTTTTTTTACAACCAAATATCTATTTGTATGTTATAGAAATGTCCAGACCTCTTTTTTGTAATTTCACATGATTTTGAGAAACGTACCCTAAACAGGAAATCACTTCCTCATCCTTGATGTGTAGTATGGGGGCCCCAAAAACACATGAACAaaggctccaaaaacacccaaacatgtcattttagaaacggcaaagctctcagtatagtgatacagGTCTTTGACGTT
It includes:
- the LOC129816562 gene encoding microtubule-associated protein 2-like isoform X3, producing the protein MSVCLEGERKGRARESVEVRVGVVPCLSGGREEGKSEGICREQVSARIVQEVTAEAVAVLKGEQETRLPSVEDTVNLPPSPPPSPAAEHCFGPLDQDVGDEEEEACPLHHFQNSRERCKFLAPSISVSMPEDDPYHSDEEYYDHPLFSPEWDRSVSSRPSVPASAFRQIQETIEALTDTFEEEEEEVLMLEEEEMEGAAAEIAAALEELWSGDEPELDSPPAEPLKQAEAIGEAHTVPLVEAEAASAAPEGSNGRVEEKEEEVAEAEGEEESPEEALKMDTDKPDSERSGSLSPDFTEQESPAFLSGVHVAAPLIPKTDMASPSPSLSPLPSNSQSQAKELSKMSILDEPKTVSEKQPSVDVLESSNLTTDSGSGFTTAGDRGQGQGVPSDSNKDKSGMSAYFETSALKPDEGSKGVQAEGYYELSTAGEEKKVLGSSSPTVTSPLEINYSMLAQTQSVEEKSDTKKSSMGDQKETLPALDRSNECRLSPGKLALDQRSYSLNITIGSMDPSGHGRPRNFSPLATDIMCFTSGSLEESANYLPVTTPSVEKEPPPFPPLILETAASVTSDSSSPPHNTATETPGEKTSPQGSESPESPFPPKYYYKNGTVMAPDLPEMLDLAGSRSRLASENTDPEIMRRKSVPADAQGLGSDSLANLVLGDQSQNQSLAKSESQLEELGYCVFSEYSGPMPSPADLHSPIDSPPQRFTPMALEEKMAEEKLKIDARDKLAEDEKTSQLAESAGSKEKEETKQMGQNDSASEEKDNKKISHENVSMENQKDKPASALKSAESFVTPTVTVTLEEEEKLGDNGPETDPEMAAYERQIRRLEMEDRPLSMEEERELQELREKVKDKFLVHQEAYEEVDAEDVYQLTGVAKDRIGRPVRPSPASSVESTTEEDNVSVTETEKPKQTGGQTTPTKVDVMGTSPSVSGGGVSTTEEDKVSVTEIEKPKQTGGQTMPTKVDVMGTSPSVLGGGVSTTEEEKVPVTETEKPKQTGGQTMPTKVDIMVTSPSVSGDGVSTTEEEKVPVTEIEKPKQTGGQTMPTKVDIMVTSPSVSGDGVSTTEEENVPVTETEKPKQTGGQTMPTRVDIMVTSPSVSGDGVSTTEEEKVSVTEIEKPKQTGGQTTPTKIDVMTTSPSVSGGGVSTTEEENENVSEEELKKEQVVEVKEKTMEEKKKGEEGEGEEGEEDTEQAVEPEEIMIKIKPSMPVEKEENVEKDRMTNKVEEEEEDSEVLGGAGAAVIDVPEPRAAIESVVTVEDDFITVVQTIDEGEEPGHSVRFSAPPEPETPEEEEEESQEVEIMEAASLEEVGDVSEEALEKEVHASPEKVQLETEGQTESYDRDETTMDDSILDSSWVDTQDLSTVDVDDDMSMAAEQIEPLRADRVPAPPVKKYKTLQQQKQEKQPVKPKAKSGRVKGREGCVSTPERKAIRKETVYIPREDIKKKKAVIKKTELTKKGETRSSPSRKSVLKPTAVRHPRPAQPQPHPCARRKPTVGVPEGRRPLSVARQSRDRASSPPLTKIPTCKTRVAALLPPRPNSSCSSHTKKNLLGEVELDRPRPSSAGPHDSTTLPRLIYADGGSQSPKRSSLPRPASVPRPASILSRRTHHQPHDQEESSTSITSSGSTAPRRPTSFSTEVRAEHRTGRAPSWTGTQSMRSRSLCTTTRTPGSTAISPGTPPSYSYSCRTPGTPLTPGTPRSRSLLQEKKVALLRTPPKSPATTPKQLRVLNQPLPDLKNIKSKIGSTDNIKYQPKGGQIQILNKKLDFSHVQSKCGSKDNMKHSPRGGHVQIQTKKIDLSHVTSKCGSLDNIRHRPGGGNVRIESVKLDFKDKAQPKVGSLDNAHHTPGGGHIMIESHKLLFRDTAKARVDHGAEIIVTQSPEMCMSGTVSPHRDSHLSSSGSINLLESPQLATLAEDVTAALAKQGL